The Blautia obeum ATCC 29174 region TCTACGTGATCTTTTTCTTTCTGCAGAAGAGATTCCGGAATAAACATCGGCATGTACACATTCTGTACACCTGTTTCTTTGAATCTGCGGTCCAGTTCATGCTGGATATTTTCCCAGATCGCATAACCTGCCGGTTTGATTGCCATGCATCCTTTTACACTTGTGTAGCCGCACAGTTCCGCTTTTTTGACAACGTCTGTATACCACTGTGCAAAATCGTCTTCCATGGAAGTGATCGCTTCAACTAATTTCTTTGCCATCGTTCTTTTCTCCTTTTTTAATATGATCTGTTTTTGAAATGATCTTGCGCCGGGCCAAAAGAAAATAAAAAAGCCCTCCTGATCCCGGTAAAGGGACCGAAGGACTTCGGCGGTACCACCCTAATTAACAATCCCATATGGAATCGTTCTCTCTAGATCCTTTAACGCAGGAAACACGCCATGCTTCAATCACATGGAGCTCAGAGGCCGGTTCCATGATTCACGCACAGAATCCTCACACCATATGGATCCCTCTCTGAGATTGCTCCTCATGTACTATTCTCTTCATCGCTCATAAACTTATTAAAATAAGCCGGATAACTCTTAATTCATCCGAACTTATCTTATTTTAAATAAAAATAATCCGAGTGTCAACCCCAAAGTAAACGCCCTGGAATCATTTTTTCACCATTTTTACACAGAAAGTTTGATTTCCCTTCCTGTCCGATTATATTTGTAATATCTTACCCCCGCTGCATCCAGCATCCTTTTGGATGCAATGACAGACGGTGTGTGTTCGTATTTGTCACAGTCATATACAACCGTTTTGATCCCCGCCTGAATGATTGCCTTGGCACATTCATTGCACGGAAAAAGCGAAACATAGAGCTTTGCACCTTCCAGACTTCCACCCCGGTAATTCAGGATTGCATTCAGCTCACTGTGAGTCACATACAGATACTTGGTGTCAAGCGGATCTCCTTCACGTGCCCACGGAAATTCATCATCTGAGCAGCCCTTTGGAAATCCATTATAACCCATGGAAAGAATCTTGTTATCATTGCTGACAATACAGGCACCCACCTGTGAATTCGGATCCTTGGAACGCATTCCGGAGAGCATTGCCACTCCCATAAAATACTCGTCCCAGGAAATATAATCCTCACGTTTTTTGATATGTACAGCCACCGTAAGAACCTCCCCTGTTTTTAGATTTCCGGATAAGCGTCTGTGATATCTGTATCCTCTTCGATCTGTTTGATTCTGCGGATATGACGTTCTTCCTCTGAGAACGGTGTATTCAGGAATGTATCCACGATCTTGACTGCCAGTCCAGGTCCGACTACTCTGCCGCCCATTGCAAGAATATTGGCATTGTTATGAAGTCTTGTTGCCTCTGCACTGAAGCAGTCGGAACAAAGAGCTGCACGAATACCTTTGAATTTATTTGCTGTGATAGAAATACCGATGCCTGTTCCACAGATCAGAATACCTTTTTCACAGTCACCATTCTGAATCGCAATGGCTACTCTTTTGGCATAGATCGGATAATCCGTAGAATCTGTACTGTCACATCCGAAATCTTTATATTCGATATTGTTTTCCTCTAAATATTTAATAATCTCCTGTTTCAGTTCATAACCGCCATGGTCACATCCTAATGCTATCATTTATTTTCCTCCTGTGCATTTATGATTTTATGTCCTGCCGCCTTTAGAAGACGGTTCATAATAGCCTGCCCCATCTTTGGCGTGTAAAACGCTTCTGAATAAATAACATCCACTCTGTCATCATCGAAGTCTCGTAAAACCTCGTACAGATGATGAGCGATCGTTTCCTCTTCTTCTCTGCTGCCGATGCTAAGAACATCCGCATGCGCATAACGCGCCTTCGTTTCATCTGTTGCAATGACACCGACCTTAAGGCCTTTTGCAACTGCTTCGTCCGTCAGGTGATTGATGCATGCAACAACGTCCTCTTCATTTCCTTCTATAATAGAAAGATCTGCTTTAGGCGCATAATGACGATATTTCATTCCCGGTGCTTTCGGATGTACACTGCTGTCTGTGATCAGAAGTCCCTTATCCATCCGTACATCTCCGAGTGTCTCCTGAAGCATTTCCAGTGAAATATAGCCCGGACGCAGAACGACTGGAACCTTCTCCGTGAAGTCAACGATTGTGGATTCCAACCCGATTCCCACCTGTCCACCATCAATGATCATATCAATGGCATCGCCAAGATCTTCTTCCACATGTTCTGCCATCGTCGGACTTGGTCTGCCTGACGTATTGGCACTCGGTGCTGCCACAAAACCACCACCGGCCTTTATCAGTTCCTGTGCGATCCTGTCACTCGGAAAACGAACCGCAACACTGTCCAGACCACCGGTAGTCTCTCGCGGCACGATATCCGCTTTCGGGAGGATCATGGTAAGCGGCCCCGGCCAGTATTTCTCAGCAAGGATCTTTGCTCCCTCAGGTATCTCTGTCGTAATCTTCTCTAACTGCTCCAGCTCTGCGATGTGTACGATCAGCGGATTATCTGACGGTCTTCCTTTCGCTGCGTATATTTTCATGGAAGCCTGCGGATCCAGTGCATTTCCGCCAAGTCCATATACAGTCTCGGTAGGAAACGCGACCAGTCCACCCGCCTTCAAAATATCTCCTGCCTTTTTTATGGCATCCATATCCAGGTTCTCACCCGTCATAGCCACAACTTCAGCTCTCATAATAATAAGTCCTCTCCTTGAATTCTATTGAGTACAATCTCCCACTAATGCTAATATATTATAGAATAATTCCCTGAATTATACAATAGGAAAACTCCCCGGATACCGGAGAGTTCCAACTACAATGTCACTGTTCACTGACGAATATAAATTCCCTGAGATTCAATAAAATCATCCAGTTCCTGGAGACCATCCTGCGCCCAGGTATCTGACATCTGGAATTCTTCCGGGAAGAACATTTCCGTTGCAATCCGGATTCCAGTCTCGGTTTTAAAGATTTTCTTCACACTCTTTTTGATTGATTCTGTCTCCAGGTGATCTTCAAAATAATTCACCAGAAAATCAGTCTCCACAAGAATCTGATAATCCATTCCTTCAATACCCGTGTATGTATGATGGTGTCCAACAAGATAGGATACCCTGTCGATCACATCCTGATCAAACCCAAGGTTCTTCAGCATTTTCTCTGCCTCTGCCGGACCTTCCTGCTCCTGCAGTTTGCCGTCACATCTGCCAAATTTAGCCTCCGCCGGGCGGATTCCAATATCATGTACATAAGCTGCCGCTTCCAGAATATAGAGCAGCTTCTCATCCAGATGCTCTTCCTCCCCGATCAGCTTAGCAAAGCTGTGCACCTTTATAAAGTGCTGGATTCTCGCCGGGTCATCTCTGTAAAACTCAATCATCATGCTGCAAAGATTGTTTAATCTACTCATGAAAATTCCTCCTGTCCGACTGTGATGTCTTCAAATGATTATCCCAATACCACCTTGCAATTCTTTTTGTAACAGGCAATTCCATATTTAATAATATTACGCATGCCATCGTCCCGGAGTCTGGCAGTGTAATCCCTGTCCTCGATCTGCTTCAGTGCTTCCTCGCAGGCGGCATCCATATTTCCGTTCTCGGCATATTTCAGCTCAATCACTATTCCGGTACGGTTATCCGGCACCTCCACCAGAATGTCACTGTATCCAATTCCGGACTCCGCATTGGATTTGATCAGCCAATTAGACTTATAACCAAGAAGCCCCAGAAGAATTCCATGATAAAAATTCTCTTTTTTTGCGGGAGCTGTATCTCGGATACTGATCGTATTCCAGAGATAATCACCAAACAGTTCTTCAATCTTCTTAGGATTCTGCCTTGGAAAAGCATTACAAAACTCATTCAGAGTCTCTCCGTCACTTTGGGAAGTTTCTCTAAACCACTCCCGAATCTGTTTGATAAACAGCCTGCGGATTTCCAGATTCGGAATAGCCAGTTTAAATGTATCTGTGCCAACCTGTCCTCTCTGCGTCAGATAACCAGTCGTAAAAAGCACACTCCATAGATTCTCAATACTGCTGTCCAGCTCACTGTATGTCAGTTCCTGTCGAATTTCTTTCACGATTTCTTCACCGGAAATCAGCTTCTCGATCTCATTTCTTGTTCGCGTATCCGCTTTGTCAATAAACCTGCGCACCATGGCATTTCCGCTCGTATTTGACCAGTAATCCTGTGGATGCGCCTCGGAATCTGCTTTTAACAGATCACAGTAATTGATCACATCCCACGGACAATATACTTCTACATTTCCAAACCGGTAGCCATCATACCACTCTTTAACTTCTTCATATCGTCCAGACAGATCATAATACGCAAGCATGTCTCTTACTTCTGCATCTGTGAAGCCAAAATATTCATCGAACCTGACATCTGTGAGGGTCAGAACCTTCAAATTATTTAAGCCTGTAAAAATACTTTCTTTAGAAATTCTCAGGCACCCTGTCAAAACAGCGAAATAAAGATCCGGATTTGTCTTCAATGCATTGCCGAAGATACTTCTGATCAAAGACACCATCTCATCATAATATCCATACTGAAAAGCTTTGTCCAAAGGCACATCATATTCATCGATCAAAAGAATAACCTGCCTGCCATAATGCCTGCCCAACAATGATGATAAAATCTTAAGGCTCGAAACAAGCGCTTCCGTAGTCATAACAAACAGACCATTTTCCGATGTTCCAATTTCGATAAGCTGTCTGTAGAGTTTCTTATCCGCATCAGATAAAGCAGAGCTTTCTTCCAAAAACGAAAACCTCAACGCCTCTGTTCCTATAACTGTCTTCAGTGCACCACAGGCCGCCTGAAAGGATAATCCCTCCACACTTTTCAGACTGATAGAAATCACCGGAAACTGCCCCATATACTTTGTACAGATTTCTTTGTTCTCAGAAATCTTCAGACCATCAAACAGGGCAGGATTACTTCCTATTTCAAAGAAGGTCTTCAACATGCTCATATTCAGGGATTTGCCGAAACGCCTTGGGCGAGTAAACAGATTTACTTCACTTCGATTCTGTAGCAGTTCTTCAATCATCCCGGTCTTATCAATATAGTAGAATTCCGATCGATCCAGTTTTTCAAAAATGTCTATTCCGATTGGCAGCTTCTTACGATCTGTCATGCTAGCACCTCCCCAAAGCCTAATAGAAAAAGGTTCCATGAAACCACTAATATGTAAAATTAATGATATCATGAAACCATTTTTCCGTAAAGCAATTGTTTATTCCACCGTCACGCTCTTGGCGAGATTTCGTGGCTTATCTACATCCATGTGAATATTCACAATTAATAATAAAAGTCAGTCCTTCTCGTATTTCTCAATCATACATTGGTGTTCTTTGGTACCCTTATCATAGTTGATACCCACAAGCAAAATGTCACCCGTATAATTCAGGATTGACTCAGGATACTGCTTATCTTTTATTTGCTGCAAAGCGGTTGCAGAATCCTTATTCCACTTCAATTCAACAACCATTGCCGGATAAGATGCGCTATATTCTGGCTTAGGTATGAATACAAAATCAGCAAATCCTCGACCTGTTGGCAATTCCCGAATCGGCTTAAAATAATACTGCATTGCACTCAAGTATGCAAACGTCAATACACTGCTCAGCAAATTTTCATTATGATACTGGATTACCGACACATACTCATTATGGATTTTTCCAATTTGTGCAGCGACTGCCATTCCATCCATGTCCAGTGTTGCATCAAGCAGATGTTCTGAATCTTGCTGGAAGGCCAGCATCTCATTCCATCCTCTACTTTCAACTGCAGCAGTGAGTTCCTGGCGAATCTCTTCATTGGGAACAAAAGCAGTCTTCAATTTTTGATTGTACCCAAAATAACCCAGATGAATCATATAAGTCAACACATCGTCCCTGCTTTTTATATTAAGTGTATCATTCTTGAATGTCGCTGTGTTCACCTTGACTTCTGCACCCGACAGCATCTCGATGATGGCTGTTTTAAGTCCATCAAAATCCATATTAATCAGTGGCACGATTGCATCATAAGAAGCAGTTTCTGACCAATAACTTTTGAATTCTCCTCGGAGCATCACACTGACAACTGCTCTGGGATTATAAACTTGATATTCATTCAGGAGATAGCCGTCATACCACCGCTTCACCTCATCAAAATCTTGCTGATACTCCTTCGCCAGTTTCTGTACCTCATTTTCAGTAAAGCCAATATATGGAGCAAGTCTGCTTGCACTCAGCATTGTAAATTCGTCAAAATTATTCAGTGCAGACTGCGTTTTTTCCTTTTTGATTGGAAGGATGCCAGTCAGATATGCAAGCTGGATATACTTTGTTGGTTCTGTTCCTTTGAACATTCCTCTAAGGAAGTTGATATAGTCTTCCTGCGCCTTTGTATTAGTGGCTTTATCACGAATAAGAACATCCCATTCATCAATAATGACAATAAACTTTTTCCCTGTCAAAGCGTTGATCTGTGATAAAGCTTCTGGCAGGGATTTAGCATCTTCTGAAAGAGCATCTGGATAGTACTCCTTAAGCTCTGCGATCGTTTTCTCAGAAATATACGGAACTACCTGATCTGCTCCCCCCGCTGGTTCCATGCACCATTGAATATCAAGATGAATTACATCAAACTGGTTTAGATACTTCTTGAAATCTGCGCTCTTGCTAATTTCAAGATCAGCAAACAATCCTTCTGAATCGCAACCTCTGCTGTAATAAGCTGTCAGCATATTGGCTGTAACAGACTTCCCAAATCTTCTTGGACGACTATTGCAAATATAGCCTTGCAGCGTATTTAACACCTTATTTGTATAATTAATGAGACCACTTTTATCTATATATATTTCGGAATTCAAAGCAACCTGGAACGCAGAATTGTCTGGATTAACAAACATTCCCATTATGCAGCACGCTCCTTTCTTTGGCGGCATGATGAGTCATGCCTGTTGTGCTTTGATTTTAACATCTAACATCCCAAATAGCAAGTTGATACCCCAGCGCAGAATAACTATTTTTTCTCCCAGATGAAACACTAATATGTGAACTTGAGGCATTTTTTGTTTGTTTATTCCACTGTCACGCTCTTGGCGAGATTTCGCGGCTTATCTACATCCAGTCCTTTTGCCACGCTCACGTAATATCCGAGCAGTTGCAGCGGAACCACTGCCAGGCTTCCGGCAAAGTACTCATCGATTCGCGGCACATACACGGCAAAATCCACGGTCTCTTCAATCTCATATTTTCCATAAGTTGTCAGGCCCAGCAGATATGCTCCACGGCTACGGCACTCAACCATATTGCTCATTGTCTTCTCATACAGCTTACTCTGTGTCAGCACACCGATCACCAATGTTCCCGGCTCGATCAGACTGATCGTTCCATGCTTCAGTTCTCCCGCAGCATATGCCTCTGAATGGATATAGGAGATCTCCTTTAATTTAAGACTGCCCTCCAGGGAAACCGCATAATCAATTCCCCTTCCGACAAAGAACACATCATGCGCACCGGCATATTTAGCCGCAAACCACTGCAGTCTCTCTTTGTCTTCCAGTATCTTATTGATCTTCGGAGCGATCGTGAGCAGCTCTGAAATATAATATGCATACTGCTCTTCTGTGATCTTGCCTCTTACCAAAGCAAACTCCACCGCAATACAGTACATTGCAGCAAGCTGTGCACTGTAGGCTTTTGTTGTTGCAACAGAAATCTCCGGACCTGCAAGCGTGTAGAACACCTTGTCTGCTTCACGTGCAATACTACTTCCGACCACATTGACGATTGCAAGGGTTGTCAGACCCTTTTCCTTCGCAAGACGAAGCGCTGCCAGCGTATCTGCCGTCTCGCC contains the following coding sequences:
- a CDS encoding deoxycytidylate deaminase → MAVHIKKREDYISWDEYFMGVAMLSGMRSKDPNSQVGACIVSNDNKILSMGYNGFPKGCSDDEFPWAREGDPLDTKYLYVTHSELNAILNYRGGSLEGAKLYVSLFPCNECAKAIIQAGIKTVVYDCDKYEHTPSVIASKRMLDAAGVRYYKYNRTGREIKLSV
- the rpiB gene encoding ribose 5-phosphate isomerase B, producing MIALGCDHGGYELKQEIIKYLEENNIEYKDFGCDSTDSTDYPIYAKRVAIAIQNGDCEKGILICGTGIGISITANKFKGIRAALCSDCFSAEATRLHNNANILAMGGRVVGPGLAVKIVDTFLNTPFSEEERHIRRIKQIEEDTDITDAYPEI
- a CDS encoding L-threonylcarbamoyladenylate synthase, with amino-acid sequence MRAEVVAMTGENLDMDAIKKAGDILKAGGLVAFPTETVYGLGGNALDPQASMKIYAAKGRPSDNPLIVHIAELEQLEKITTEIPEGAKILAEKYWPGPLTMILPKADIVPRETTGGLDSVAVRFPSDRIAQELIKAGGGFVAAPSANTSGRPSPTMAEHVEEDLGDAIDMIIDGGQVGIGLESTIVDFTEKVPVVLRPGYISLEMLQETLGDVRMDKGLLITDSSVHPKAPGMKYRHYAPKADLSIIEGNEEDVVACINHLTDEAVAKGLKVGVIATDETKARYAHADVLSIGSREEEETIAHHLYEVLRDFDDDRVDVIYSEAFYTPKMGQAIMNRLLKAAGHKIINAQEENK
- a CDS encoding HD domain-containing protein gives rise to the protein MSRLNNLCSMMIEFYRDDPARIQHFIKVHSFAKLIGEEEHLDEKLLYILEAAAYVHDIGIRPAEAKFGRCDGKLQEQEGPAEAEKMLKNLGFDQDVIDRVSYLVGHHHTYTGIEGMDYQILVETDFLVNYFEDHLETESIKKSVKKIFKTETGIRIATEMFFPEEFQMSDTWAQDGLQELDDFIESQGIYIRQ
- a CDS encoding AAA family ATPase codes for the protein MTDRKKLPIGIDIFEKLDRSEFYYIDKTGMIEELLQNRSEVNLFTRPRRFGKSLNMSMLKTFFEIGSNPALFDGLKISENKEICTKYMGQFPVISISLKSVEGLSFQAACGALKTVIGTEALRFSFLEESSALSDADKKLYRQLIEIGTSENGLFVMTTEALVSSLKILSSLLGRHYGRQVILLIDEYDVPLDKAFQYGYYDEMVSLIRSIFGNALKTNPDLYFAVLTGCLRISKESIFTGLNNLKVLTLTDVRFDEYFGFTDAEVRDMLAYYDLSGRYEEVKEWYDGYRFGNVEVYCPWDVINYCDLLKADSEAHPQDYWSNTSGNAMVRRFIDKADTRTRNEIEKLISGEEIVKEIRQELTYSELDSSIENLWSVLFTTGYLTQRGQVGTDTFKLAIPNLEIRRLFIKQIREWFRETSQSDGETLNEFCNAFPRQNPKKIEELFGDYLWNTISIRDTAPAKKENFYHGILLGLLGYKSNWLIKSNAESGIGYSDILVEVPDNRTGIVIELKYAENGNMDAACEEALKQIEDRDYTARLRDDGMRNIIKYGIACYKKNCKVVLG
- a CDS encoding AAA family ATPase; the protein is MGMFVNPDNSAFQVALNSEIYIDKSGLINYTNKVLNTLQGYICNSRPRRFGKSVTANMLTAYYSRGCDSEGLFADLEISKSADFKKYLNQFDVIHLDIQWCMEPAGGADQVVPYISEKTIAELKEYYPDALSEDAKSLPEALSQINALTGKKFIVIIDEWDVLIRDKATNTKAQEDYINFLRGMFKGTEPTKYIQLAYLTGILPIKKEKTQSALNNFDEFTMLSASRLAPYIGFTENEVQKLAKEYQQDFDEVKRWYDGYLLNEYQVYNPRAVVSVMLRGEFKSYWSETASYDAIVPLINMDFDGLKTAIIEMLSGAEVKVNTATFKNDTLNIKSRDDVLTYMIHLGYFGYNQKLKTAFVPNEEIRQELTAAVESRGWNEMLAFQQDSEHLLDATLDMDGMAVAAQIGKIHNEYVSVIQYHNENLLSSVLTFAYLSAMQYYFKPIRELPTGRGFADFVFIPKPEYSASYPAMVVELKWNKDSATALQQIKDKQYPESILNYTGDILLVGINYDKGTKEHQCMIEKYEKD